A window of Vulpes lagopus strain Blue_001 chromosome 21, ASM1834538v1, whole genome shotgun sequence contains these coding sequences:
- the LOC121480122 gene encoding 60S ribosomal protein L36a-like, with translation MVNVPKTCRTLCKKCGKHQPHKVTQYKKGKDSLYTQGKRHYDRKQSGYGGQTKPIFWKKAKTTKKIVLRLECVEPNCRSKRMLAIKRCKHFELGGDKKRKGQVIQF, from the coding sequence ATGGTGAATGTTCCTAAAACCTGCCGGACTTTATGCAAGAAGTGTGGCAAGCACCAACCCCACAAAGTGACACAGTACAAGAAAGGCAAAGATTCTCTTTACACCCAGGGAAAGCGGCATTATGACCGGAAGCAGAGTGGCTATGGTGGGCAGACTAAGCCGATCTTCTGGAAAAAGGCTAAAACTACAAAGAAGATTGTGCTGAGGCTTGAATGTGTTGAGCCCAACTGCAGATCTAAGAGAATGCTGGCTATTAAGAGATGCAAGCATTTTGAACTGGGAGGAGATAAGAAGAGAAAGGGCCAAGTGATCCAGTTctaa